One Salvia splendens isolate huo1 chromosome 22, SspV2, whole genome shotgun sequence DNA segment encodes these proteins:
- the LOC121785698 gene encoding probable protein phosphatase 2C 52, with the protein MGGCVSISSRSNGERISPSCLWIDMFRRKRSRRTFSDHGTTLQHLSSVPNRIITNGRSSSSCIFTQQGRKGINQDAMIVWEDFMADDVTFCGVYDGHGPHGHMVARKVRDTLPLKLSSFMNSSESKKNGSSANCCNGNVKSDVVDPMKDTPVEEGVESLWGDAFLKAYKSMDKELRSHPNLDCFCSGSTAVSVIKQGQNLFIGNIGDSRAILGSKDSNDVMVAIQLTVDLKPDLPKEAERIKRCKGRVFALQDEPEVQRVWLPFDDAPGLAMARAFGDFCLKEYGVISVPEFSFRTLSDRDKFVVLASDGVWDVLTNEEVVEIVSSSPTRSSAARILVENAAREWKSKYPTSKMDDCAVVCLFLDGKMDTESDYEEQGFSSATLQSNHSGNVVESDDGQHSEPCLQRNFTVRSSEDNEHYSRVPVVADKGENTGGSEDQNWSGLEGVTRVNSLVQLPRFSEEKPRP; encoded by the exons ATGGGGGGTTGTGTCTCTATTAGTAGCAGGAGTAATGGAGAAAGGATATCTCCTTCGTGTCTGTGGATAGATATGTTTCGGCGCAAGAGAAGTAGGAGGACGTTTTCTGACCACGGCACAACATTGCAACATCTCTCCTCTGTCCCTAACCGGATAATCACCAATGGGAGGAGCAGCAGTTCTTGCATATTCACTCAGCAAGGCCGGAAAGGCATAAACCAGGATGCTATGATCGTGTGGGAA GATTTTATGGCAGATGATGTTACCTTCTGTGGCGTCTACGATGGCCATGGCCCCCACGGACATATGGTTGCTCGTAAAGTCAGGGATACGCTGCCGCTGAAGCTCTCCTCTTTTATGAACTCATCCGAGTCAAAGAAGAATGGTTCAAGCGCGAATTGCTGTAATGGGAATGTGAAATCAGATGTGGTAGATCCCATGAAGGATACACCGGTCGAGGAGGGAGTGGAGTCTTTGTGGGGAGATGCTTTTCTGAAAGCATATAAGTCAATGGACAAAGAGTTGAGGTCCCATCCTAACTTGGATTGCTTCTGCAGTGGCAGCACTGCTGTGTCGGTTATAAAACAG GGTCAAAATCTTTTCATCGGCAATATTGGTGATTCAAGAGCTATTTTGGGATCTAAAGATAGCAACGATGTGATGGTGGCAATCCAATTAACAGTTGATCTAAAGCCCGATCTGCCTA AGGAGGCAGAGAGGATTAAGAGGTGTAAAGGTCGAGTTTTTGCTTTACAAGACGAGCCTGAAGTACAGAGAGTGTGGCTACCATTTGATGATGCCCCTGGTCTAGCAATGGCTCGGGCGTTTGGGGATTTTTGCTTGAAGGAATATGGAGTTATCTCTGTCCCTGAATTCTCTTTTCGAACTCTCAGTGACCGAGACAAGTTTGTTGTTCTTGCTTCAGATGGG GTATGGGATGTCCTTACCAACGAGGAAGTGGTCGAGATTGTATCATCGTCCCCAACGAGGTCCTCAGCTGCCCGTATCCTAGTCGAGAACGCTGCCCGCGAATGGAAATCCAAGTATCCGACATCAAAGATGGACGACTGTGCCGTCGTCTGCTTATTCCTGGACGGGAAGATGGACACGGAATCCGATTACGAGGAGCAAGGCTTCTCCTCCGCAACCCTCCAGAGCAACCACTCTGGCAACGTCGTGGAATCAGACGACGGCCAGCACTCCGAGCCATGCCTGCAGCGGAACTTCACTGTCAGGTCGTCGGAGGACAACGAGCACTACAGCAGGGTGCCGGTTGTGGCGGACAAAGGGGAGAACACCGGTGGCAGCGAGGATCAGAACTGGTCGGGTTTGGAAGGCGTGACCAGAGTGAACTCTCTTGTTCAGCTTCCCAGATTCTCCGAGGAAAAGCCGAGGCCATAA